The proteins below are encoded in one region of Garra rufa chromosome 12, GarRuf1.0, whole genome shotgun sequence:
- the LOC141346720 gene encoding cytochrome c1, heme protein, mitochondrial-like: MAFIRWKRLSIRRVKNMAALRVVVFSGTGRTLLNTSKSIHPSRANMSFASLPKGRKIALTTIGVLTTGGAGLALMLQQSVKASDLELHPPSYPWSHNGLLSSLDHSSIRRGYQVYKQVCSACHSMEYLAFRNLVGVSHTEAEVKTLAEEIEVVDGPDETGEMFTRPGKLSDYFPKPYANPEAARAANNGALPPDLSYIVSARHGGEDYIFSLLTGYCDPPAGVSLREGLYYNPYFPGQAIGMAPPIYNEVLEFDDGTPATMSQVAKDVCTFLKWAAEPEHDQRKRMGLKLLMGASILLPLVYYLKRHRWSVMKSRKIAYRPPK; encoded by the exons ATGGCTTTCATCCGGTGGAAGCGTCTTTCTATCCGCAGAGTCAAGAACATGGCGGCGCTCCGTGTGGTCGTGTTCTCCGGCACCGGGAGAACCCTCCTGAAcacatccaaatccattcatccTTCACGG gCCAACATGTCGTTCGCTAGCCTGCCGAAGGGAAGGAAGATAGCCCTGACCACGATTGGAGTACTGACAACAGGAGGAGCAGGTCTGGCTCTAATGCTGCAGCAGTCAGTCAAGGCCTCTGATTTGGAGCTGCACCCACCGTCATACCCCTGGAGCCACAACGGCTTGCTGTCCTCCCTCGACCATTCTAG TATTCGTCGTGGGTATCAGGTATATAAGCAAGTGTGCTCGGCCTGTCACAGCATGGAGTATTTGGCCTTCCGTAACTTGGTGGGAGTGTCGCACACAGAGGCAGAGGTCAAGACCCTGGCTGAAgag ATTGAAGTTGTGGATGGTCCTGATGAAACTGGGGAGATGTTCACTCGACCAGGAAAACTCTCTGATTACTTCCCCAAACCATATGCAAACCCTGAGGCCGCCCGAGCTGCTAACAACGGTGCTCTGCCCCCTGACCTTAGCTATATTGTCAGTGCCAG GCATGGAGGGGAAGATTACATCTTTTCTCTCCTGACGGGTTACTGTGATCCTCCAGCTGGTGTGTCTTTGAGGGAGGGTCTGTATTACAACCCTTATTTCCCTGGCCAGGCCATTGGTATGGCACCACCCATCTACAATGAGGTGCTTGAGTTTGATGATG GAACCCCTGCCACCATGAGCCAGGTGGCTAAAGATGTCTGTACTTTCCTGAAGTGGGCGGCCGAGCCAGAACATGACCAACGTAAACGTATGGGACTGAAG TTGTTGATGGGCGCTTCCATACTTCTTCCCTTGGTCTACTATTTGAAGAGACACAGGTGGTCTGTGATGAAGAGCAGAAAGATCGCCTACAGGCCTCCCAAATAA